The following proteins are co-located in the Shouchella hunanensis genome:
- the comGB gene encoding competence type IV pilus assembly protein ComGB: MIKKRKRMTKLMKISFIMKLGELLQSGYSTEQALSFLSVQSTKETQRIIQLMEHKLTKGEALSSSLLDMELPLDVQSYIFFYEEQGKAAEGLMEASKLYQKRLQTSLQLQKLVRYPLVLLFGAIVALVLLNLYIVPHFQSLFVTMNQTPPRFIKYFFAFLTNLPIILASFLLFAIMMYAVFRKYVQKQTPHEKVRLLMKWKPTNTMIRQVITFYFSLQLGKLLQTGMSIHEAIFIFEKQSYMPFFKDEANQINQSLKDGYSLAVYLETQPYYMEELRIIVENGSRTGKLASDLQFFSSWILEELDQKIERGLQAVQPLLFLFIGSFIFFLFLIIMLPMYEMFNLM, encoded by the coding sequence ATGATAAAAAAACGTAAACGTATGACAAAGTTAATGAAGATCTCCTTTATTATGAAATTAGGAGAACTATTGCAGAGTGGGTATAGTACAGAACAGGCTTTATCTTTTTTATCTGTTCAATCAACAAAAGAAACGCAACGTATCATTCAACTTATGGAGCACAAGTTAACAAAAGGAGAGGCTCTTTCCTCCAGCCTATTGGATATGGAGTTGCCACTTGATGTTCAATCGTATATTTTCTTTTATGAAGAGCAGGGAAAGGCCGCAGAGGGACTAATGGAAGCAAGCAAGCTTTATCAAAAAAGGTTACAAACGAGCCTGCAGCTTCAGAAATTAGTACGCTATCCCCTTGTTTTACTGTTTGGTGCTATCGTCGCCCTCGTTTTATTAAATCTCTATATCGTGCCTCATTTCCAATCACTGTTTGTAACAATGAATCAAACACCCCCACGCTTTATTAAGTATTTCTTTGCCTTCCTAACAAACCTTCCAATTATTTTAGCTAGCTTCCTTCTTTTCGCCATAATGATGTACGCTGTGTTTAGAAAATATGTGCAAAAGCAAACGCCACATGAAAAGGTACGTTTGCTAATGAAATGGAAGCCAACTAACACAATGATAAGACAAGTAATCACATTTTATTTCTCATTGCAATTAGGGAAACTGTTACAGACAGGGATGTCGATTCATGAAGCGATTTTCATTTTTGAGAAACAATCTTACATGCCATTTTTCAAAGATGAAGCGAATCAAATAAATCAATCCTTAAAGGACGGCTACAGCCTTGCCGTTTATTTAGAAACACAGCCATATTATATGGAGGAGTTACGCATTATCGTTGAAAATGGAAGTCGCACGGGTAAGTTAGCATCTGATTTACAGTTCTTTAGTAGTTGGATACTGGAAGAACTTGATCAAAAAATCGAACGAGGTTTGCAGGCTGTACAGCCGCTATTATTTCTTTTCATTGGTAGTTTTATTTTCTTTTTATTTTTGATTATCATGCTGCCAATGTATGAAATGTTTAATCTCATGTAG